A stretch of Mesorhizobium sp. M2A.F.Ca.ET.046.03.2.1 DNA encodes these proteins:
- a CDS encoding cupredoxin family copper-binding protein, translating into MRPLLLASMLVTVLMAPPAFAATIEVTIDKLVFSPASVKAKVGDTIEWTNKDILAHTATVKGGWDVMIPAKSKGKVTLKAAGEVDYFCRFHPNMKGHIGVAP; encoded by the coding sequence ATGAGGCCGCTGCTTCTTGCGTCGATGCTGGTGACGGTGCTCATGGCACCGCCAGCCTTCGCGGCGACCATCGAGGTGACGATCGACAAGCTGGTGTTCTCGCCGGCGAGCGTTAAGGCCAAAGTTGGCGACACGATTGAGTGGACAAACAAGGATATTCTCGCCCACACCGCCACGGTCAAAGGCGGCTGGGATGTGATGATCCCGGCAAAGTCGAAGGGCAAGGTCACGCTGAAGGCGGCGGGAGAGGTCGACTATTTCTGCCGCTTCCATCCCAACATGAAGGGCCATATCGGGGTGGCCCCCTAA
- a CDS encoding TetR/AcrR family transcriptional regulator yields MSEKTNPTRKRLVDAATKLFYAEGIGRVSVDAVAEKAGLTKRTLYYHFKSKDDLIAAYLDGRDQPNLEQMAGWFDAAEGGADKKVEAIFTNLARVARHPKWKGCGFLRTAAELAAMPGHPAVKAGARHKTNFEKWLAGALSSHDVAQAKMLAREIVLLMDGAFSSMLIHHNPDYVNAAGHAAATLIRARMAGKHAA; encoded by the coding sequence ATGAGCGAAAAGACCAATCCTACGCGAAAACGCCTGGTCGATGCGGCGACCAAGCTCTTCTATGCCGAAGGCATCGGCCGCGTCAGCGTCGACGCCGTGGCCGAGAAGGCAGGACTTACCAAGCGCACGCTCTACTATCATTTCAAGAGCAAGGACGATCTGATCGCGGCCTATCTCGATGGACGCGACCAGCCTAATCTCGAGCAGATGGCGGGCTGGTTCGATGCGGCGGAGGGCGGCGCGGACAAAAAGGTCGAGGCGATCTTCACCAACTTAGCGCGGGTTGCCCGCCATCCCAAATGGAAGGGCTGCGGCTTCCTGCGCACGGCGGCCGAGCTGGCGGCGATGCCGGGGCATCCGGCGGTGAAGGCGGGAGCACGCCACAAGACCAATTTCGAGAAATGGCTGGCCGGCGCGCTTTCAAGCCACGATGTCGCCCAGGCGAAGATGCTGGCGCGCGAGATCGTGCTTTTGATGGACGGCGCCTTTTCCAGCATGCTGATCCATCACAATCCCGACTACGTCAACGCCGCCGGCCATGCCGCCGCGACGCTGATACGGGCGCGGATGGCAGGCAAACACGCAGCTTAG
- a CDS encoding amino acid ABC transporter permease has protein sequence MQEHDMSWVRTEMALAQPAPPTERGAYAWVRKNLIGSVGDTILTVLAIAIVVWVLPQIINWAFINAVWTGPDRTVCTTASQGGIQPDGWTGACWAFVNAKFGQFMFGTYPIEERWRPILVAILFVALLVPMLIPRVPRKGLNALLLFVALPVVAFVLLVGGVFGLPHVETPRWGGLLVTLSLSFVGIAVSLPMGIVLALGRRSKMPIIKWLCVVFIETVRGIPLITVLFFASVMLPLFLPEGVSFDKYLRALIGVSLFAAAYMAEVIRGGLQAIPKGQYEGADSLGLGYWQKMGLIVLPQALKLVIPGIVNTFIGMLKDTSLVLIISMFDLLGVVKQNFADPNWATPQTPKSGLIFAAFVFWLLCFGMSRYSMYTERRLDTGYKR, from the coding sequence ATGCAGGAACACGACATGTCCTGGGTGCGCACCGAGATGGCGCTGGCGCAGCCGGCGCCGCCTACCGAACGCGGCGCCTATGCCTGGGTGCGCAAAAACCTGATCGGTTCGGTCGGCGACACCATCCTCACGGTGCTGGCCATTGCCATCGTGGTGTGGGTGTTGCCGCAAATCATCAACTGGGCCTTCATAAACGCCGTCTGGACTGGCCCTGACCGCACGGTATGCACGACCGCCTCGCAAGGCGGCATCCAGCCCGATGGCTGGACCGGCGCCTGCTGGGCCTTCGTCAACGCCAAGTTCGGCCAGTTCATGTTCGGCACCTATCCAATCGAGGAGCGCTGGCGGCCGATTCTGGTCGCCATCCTGTTCGTGGCGCTGCTGGTGCCGATGCTGATCCCGCGCGTGCCGCGCAAGGGGTTGAACGCGCTTCTGCTCTTCGTGGCGCTGCCGGTCGTCGCCTTCGTCCTGCTGGTAGGCGGCGTGTTCGGTCTGCCGCATGTCGAGACCCCGCGCTGGGGCGGGCTGCTGGTCACGCTCAGCCTGTCCTTCGTCGGCATTGCCGTGTCGCTGCCGATGGGCATCGTGCTGGCGCTCGGTCGGCGTTCGAAGATGCCGATCATCAAATGGCTCTGCGTCGTCTTCATTGAGACGGTGCGCGGCATTCCGCTGATCACGGTGCTGTTCTTCGCCAGCGTCATGCTGCCGCTGTTCCTGCCGGAAGGCGTCAGCTTCGACAAATACCTGCGGGCCCTGATCGGTGTCTCGCTGTTTGCCGCCGCCTATATGGCGGAAGTGATCCGCGGCGGCCTGCAGGCGATCCCGAAGGGCCAGTATGAAGGCGCCGATTCGCTCGGCCTCGGCTACTGGCAGAAGATGGGTCTGATCGTGCTGCCGCAGGCGCTGAAGCTGGTCATCCCAGGTATCGTCAACACCTTCATCGGCATGCTCAAGGACACCAGCCTGGTCCTGATCATCTCGATGTTCGACCTGCTCGGCGTGGTGAAGCAGAACTTCGCCGACCCCAACTGGGCGACGCCGCAGACCCCGAAATCCGGCCTGATCTTTGCCGCCTTTGTTTTCTGGCTGTTGTGCTTCGGCATGTCGCGCTATTCAATGTACACCGAACGCCGGCTCGACACCGGCTACAAACGCTGA
- a CDS encoding RNA polymerase sigma factor yields MRRPAIEAAGIGAAAAGDMALVRRALARDPDACRAIIKTHNQRLYRIARGVVRNDAEAEDIVQEAYMRAFASLGAFRGEASLSTWLSRIVINEALGRLRKRKRMVAMPEIPEARVIPFPLNPSDDPERTMAQRQILGLVERATDSLPDVYRSVFVARVIEGLSIVETADLLGVRPETVKTRLHRARALVRKALDDEIGPVLLDAFPFAGRRCERLTQAVMKRLGFEG; encoded by the coding sequence ATGAGAAGGCCCGCTATTGAAGCCGCCGGGATCGGCGCGGCAGCGGCCGGCGACATGGCGCTGGTGCGCCGGGCGCTGGCGCGCGATCCGGATGCGTGCCGTGCCATCATCAAGACGCACAATCAGCGGCTCTACCGCATCGCGCGCGGCGTGGTGCGCAACGATGCTGAGGCCGAGGACATCGTGCAGGAGGCCTATATGCGCGCCTTCGCCAGTCTCGGCGCCTTTCGCGGCGAGGCCTCTTTGTCGACCTGGCTGTCGCGCATCGTCATCAACGAGGCGCTCGGCCGGCTGCGCAAGCGCAAGCGCATGGTGGCGATGCCCGAAATCCCGGAGGCGCGGGTCATCCCGTTTCCCCTCAATCCAAGCGACGATCCGGAGCGGACAATGGCGCAGCGACAAATCCTCGGGCTTGTCGAACGGGCGACCGACAGCCTTCCCGATGTCTATCGCAGCGTTTTCGTCGCCCGTGTCATCGAGGGCCTCAGCATCGTGGAAACGGCCGACCTTCTGGGCGTGCGGCCTGAGACAGTTAAGACACGGCTGCACCGGGCGCGCGCCCTGGTGCGCAAGGCGCTGGACGACGAGATCGGTCCGGTGCTGCTCGACGCCTTCCCCTTCGCCGGCCGGCGCTGCGAGCGGCTGACGCAGGCGGTGATGAAGCGCTTGGGTTTCGAAGGCTGA
- a CDS encoding amino acid ABC transporter permease, whose amino-acid sequence MASQEILREEPTRGSFINDPRIRSLFFQTLVVILLFISIWWIVHNVIENLQRLHIASGFGFLKSRAGFDISDTPIAYTSDSTYFRALVVGLLNTIIIAVAGIVLATIVGFLIGIGRLSQNWLIRKICTVYVEIFRNIPPLLVIFFWYSGVLAVLPPPRESIHLPLGSFLNQRGFYLPRAVWGDGSWLIGVALLLAIAMAWFVAHRARQRQRATGQQFPVFWTSVALIIGLPVLAFLLSGMPLTFDFPKQSTFNLTGGFWIKPEFLSLLLALSFYTAAFIAEIVRAGIRGVSRGQTEAAAALGLRSGPILRLVVIPQAMRIVIPPLTSQYLNLTKNSSLAIAIGYPDLTATAGTVLNQTGQAVEGVFIMMVAYLVLSLVTSFVMNIVNARMALVER is encoded by the coding sequence ATGGCTTCGCAGGAAATCCTTCGCGAGGAGCCGACCCGCGGCTCCTTCATCAATGACCCGAGAATACGCAGCCTGTTCTTTCAGACGCTGGTCGTGATCCTGCTGTTCATCTCGATCTGGTGGATCGTCCACAACGTCATCGAAAACCTCCAGCGCCTGCACATTGCATCAGGCTTCGGCTTCCTGAAGAGCAGGGCCGGCTTCGACATCTCCGACACGCCGATCGCCTACACGTCTGACTCGACCTATTTCCGTGCGCTGGTCGTCGGTCTGCTCAACACGATCATCATTGCCGTCGCCGGCATCGTGCTTGCCACCATCGTCGGCTTCCTCATCGGCATAGGACGCCTGTCGCAGAACTGGCTGATCCGCAAGATCTGCACGGTTTATGTCGAGATCTTCCGCAACATCCCGCCGCTGCTGGTCATCTTCTTCTGGTATTCCGGCGTGCTCGCCGTGCTGCCGCCGCCGCGCGAGAGCATCCATCTGCCCCTCGGCTCCTTTCTCAACCAGCGTGGTTTCTATCTACCGCGGGCCGTCTGGGGGGATGGCTCCTGGCTGATCGGCGTCGCATTGCTGCTCGCCATCGCGATGGCATGGTTCGTCGCCCACAGGGCGCGGCAGCGGCAGCGGGCAACCGGCCAGCAATTCCCGGTGTTCTGGACGTCGGTCGCTCTCATCATCGGCCTGCCGGTGCTTGCTTTCCTGCTCAGCGGCATGCCGCTCACCTTCGATTTCCCGAAGCAGTCGACCTTCAACCTGACCGGCGGCTTCTGGATCAAGCCGGAGTTCCTGTCGCTGCTGTTGGCGCTATCCTTCTACACGGCGGCCTTCATCGCCGAAATCGTGCGCGCCGGCATCAGGGGCGTCAGCAGGGGCCAGACCGAGGCGGCAGCGGCACTCGGCCTTCGCTCCGGTCCGATCCTGCGGTTGGTAGTGATCCCGCAGGCAATGCGCATCGTCATCCCGCCGCTCACCAGCCAGTATCTCAACCTGACCAAGAACTCATCCCTGGCCATTGCCATCGGCTACCCCGATCTGACAGCCACCGCCGGCACCGTGCTGAACCAGACCGGGCAGGCGGTGGAGGGCGTGTTCATCATGATGGTCGCCTATCTGGTGCTGAGTCTCGTGACGTCCTTCGTCATGAACATCGTCAACGCCAGAATGGCGCTGGTGGAGAGGTAA
- a CDS encoding amino acid ABC transporter substrate-binding protein: MKHIAIGILGAAALGFMASAASAGTLDTVKQKGFLQCGVSTGLAGFSAPDDKGDWKGIDADFCRAVAAAVFGDASKVKFTPLSAKERFTALQSGEIDLLSRNTTWTSNRDSALGLDFVGVTYYDGQGFMINAKKLPGVNSALQLSGAAVCVQSGTTTELNLADYFKKNKMEYNPVVFEKLEEVNAAYDAGRCDAYTTDQSGLYGIRLTLSSPADHVVLPEIISKEPLGPAVRQGDDQWAHIARWTYFALLNAEEAGVTQANVEEMKTSTDPNIQRLLGTEPDGKYGADLGLSNDFVVNIVKAVGNYGEMFERNVGSGSPLKIARGINALWTKGGLQYGPPIR; the protein is encoded by the coding sequence ATGAAACACATTGCAATCGGCATTCTTGGCGCCGCCGCGCTCGGGTTCATGGCGTCCGCCGCTTCGGCAGGCACGCTCGATACCGTGAAGCAGAAGGGCTTTCTTCAGTGCGGCGTCTCGACCGGCCTCGCCGGCTTTTCGGCGCCGGACGACAAGGGTGACTGGAAAGGCATCGACGCGGACTTCTGCCGCGCCGTTGCGGCCGCCGTTTTCGGTGACGCCTCCAAGGTCAAGTTCACGCCGCTCAGCGCCAAGGAGCGTTTCACCGCGCTGCAGTCGGGCGAGATCGACCTCCTGTCGCGCAACACCACCTGGACCAGCAACCGCGACAGCGCGCTCGGTCTCGATTTCGTCGGCGTCACCTACTATGACGGCCAGGGCTTCATGATCAACGCCAAGAAGCTGCCGGGCGTGAATTCCGCGCTGCAGCTTTCGGGCGCCGCCGTCTGCGTGCAGAGCGGCACCACGACCGAGCTCAACCTCGCCGACTACTTCAAGAAGAACAAGATGGAATACAATCCCGTCGTGTTCGAGAAGCTCGAAGAGGTCAACGCCGCCTATGACGCCGGCCGCTGCGACGCTTACACCACCGACCAGTCCGGCCTCTATGGCATCCGCCTGACGCTGTCATCGCCGGCCGACCATGTCGTGCTGCCCGAGATCATCTCCAAGGAGCCGCTTGGCCCGGCCGTGCGCCAGGGCGACGACCAGTGGGCGCATATCGCGCGCTGGACCTATTTCGCGCTTTTGAACGCCGAGGAAGCCGGCGTCACGCAGGCGAATGTCGAGGAGATGAAGACGTCGACCGACCCGAACATCCAGCGCCTGCTCGGCACAGAGCCAGATGGCAAGTATGGCGCCGATCTCGGCCTCTCCAACGACTTTGTCGTCAACATCGTCAAGGCTGTCGGCAACTACGGCGAAATGTTCGAGCGAAATGTCGGCTCGGGCAGCCCGCTCAAGATCGCGCGAGGGATCAACGCGCTGTGGACCAAGGGCGGCCTGCAATACGGCCCGCCGATCCGCTGA
- a CDS encoding DUF4142 domain-containing protein, which yields MFMRPTAALAALFLMSNAPLALAADKPTDPQIAHIAYTAGSIDIEAAKLAIKTSKNKEIVAFAKDMERDHEAVNSQALDLVKKLKVTPEDNDTSKALAKAAKEERAKLAKLKGSEFDKAYIENEVAYHKQVNGALETLLIPSASNAELKSLLETGLKIFQGHEQHAEHVAGMLK from the coding sequence ATGTTCATGCGACCGACCGCCGCCCTCGCCGCCCTTTTCCTGATGAGCAACGCGCCGCTGGCGCTGGCCGCCGACAAGCCCACCGACCCGCAGATCGCCCACATCGCCTATACAGCCGGCTCGATCGACATCGAGGCGGCCAAGCTGGCGATCAAGACGTCCAAGAACAAGGAGATCGTCGCCTTCGCCAAGGACATGGAGCGCGACCATGAGGCGGTGAACAGCCAAGCGCTCGACCTGGTGAAGAAGCTGAAGGTCACGCCCGAGGACAATGACACCAGCAAGGCGCTGGCCAAGGCTGCCAAGGAGGAGCGCGCCAAGCTGGCGAAGCTCAAGGGCTCCGAGTTCGACAAAGCCTATATCGAGAACGAAGTGGCCTATCACAAGCAGGTCAACGGTGCGCTCGAAACGCTGCTCATCCCCTCGGCCAGCAATGCCGAGTTGAAGAGCCTGCTGGAGACCGGGCTCAAGATCTTCCAGGGACATGAGCAGCATGCCGAACATGTCGCCGGCATGCTGAAATGA
- a CDS encoding amino acid ABC transporter ATP-binding protein, whose amino-acid sequence MSTENAVSAEDLKVNAGKMHVSTTDVAIDIVGMHKWYGEFHVLKDINLKVMRGERIVICGPSGSGKSTMIRCINRLEEHQKGKIIVDGKELTNDLKKIDEVRREVGMVFQHFNLFPHLTILENCTLAPIWVRKMPKKQAEEIAMHFLKRVKIPEQANKYPGQLSGGQQQRVAIARSLCMNPRIMLFDEPTSALDPEMIKEVLETMVGLAEEGMTMLCVTHEMGFARKVANRVIFMDQGQIVEQNTPAEFFDHPRHERTKLFLSQILH is encoded by the coding sequence ATGTCCACCGAAAACGCCGTCAGCGCGGAAGACCTCAAGGTCAATGCCGGAAAGATGCATGTCTCGACCACCGACGTCGCCATCGACATTGTCGGTATGCACAAATGGTATGGCGAGTTCCATGTGCTCAAGGACATCAATCTCAAGGTGATGCGCGGCGAGCGCATCGTCATTTGCGGTCCGTCCGGCTCCGGCAAGTCGACCATGATCCGCTGCATCAACCGGCTGGAAGAGCATCAGAAGGGCAAGATCATCGTCGACGGCAAGGAACTCACCAACGATCTGAAGAAGATCGACGAGGTGCGCCGCGAGGTCGGCATGGTGTTCCAGCACTTCAACCTGTTCCCGCATCTGACCATCCTGGAGAACTGCACGCTGGCGCCCATCTGGGTGCGCAAGATGCCGAAGAAGCAGGCCGAGGAAATCGCCATGCATTTCCTCAAGCGCGTCAAGATCCCCGAACAGGCCAACAAATATCCCGGACAGCTCTCCGGCGGCCAGCAGCAGCGTGTGGCGATCGCGCGCTCGCTGTGCATGAACCCGCGCATCATGCTGTTCGACGAGCCGACCTCGGCGCTCGATCCCGAGATGATCAAGGAAGTGCTGGAGACGATGGTGGGCCTGGCGGAAGAGGGCATGACGATGCTGTGCGTCACCCACGAGATGGGCTTTGCCCGCAAGGTCGCCAACCGGGTGATCTTCATGGATCAGGGCCAGATCGTCGAGCAGAACACGCCGGCCGAGTTCTTCGACCATCCGCGCCATGAGCGGACGAAACTGTTCCTGTCGCAGATCCTGCACTGA
- a CDS encoding cystathionine beta-lyase has protein sequence MGKGKDGIEMRTNTLLAHSGNNPRDYFGFVNPPVVHASTVLYADAASMAGRSQKYTYGTRGTPTMDALTLAVDALEGSAGTIAVPSGLAAVTVPLLAFLAAGDHLLIVDSVYHPTRHFADTMLKRLGVEVEYYEPRIGAGISSLIRPNTKVVFTESPGSNTYEVQDIPAIAKAAHEAGAIVMMDNTWATPLYFKPLDHGVDISIQAATKYPAGHSDVLLGLVSANETYWKQLYDGFCTLGCCSGPDDIYQVLRGLRTMGVRLEHHRKSALDIARWLEEQAAVAQVLHPALESHPDHALWKRDFCGSSGVFSIVLDGGGQKAQHAFLDALKIFGLGYSWGGYESLAVPVFLGDRTLAKGSYAGSLIRLQIGLEDVEDLKADIARGLAAAAAVE, from the coding sequence ATGGGTAAAGGTAAAGACGGCATCGAAATGCGCACCAACACGCTGCTTGCCCATTCCGGCAACAACCCGCGCGACTATTTCGGCTTCGTCAACCCGCCGGTCGTGCACGCCTCCACGGTGCTTTACGCCGATGCCGCTTCGATGGCCGGACGCAGCCAGAAATACACATACGGCACGCGCGGCACGCCAACGATGGATGCGCTGACGCTCGCCGTCGACGCGCTTGAAGGCTCGGCCGGCACCATCGCGGTGCCTTCGGGACTGGCGGCGGTGACGGTACCGCTGCTCGCCTTCCTCGCCGCCGGCGACCATCTCTTGATCGTCGACAGCGTCTATCACCCGACGCGCCACTTCGCCGATACGATGCTGAAGCGACTCGGCGTCGAGGTCGAATATTACGAGCCGCGCATCGGGGCCGGCATTTCTTCGCTGATCAGGCCCAACACCAAGGTGGTGTTCACCGAATCGCCGGGATCGAACACCTATGAGGTGCAGGACATCCCGGCCATCGCCAAGGCTGCGCATGAAGCGGGCGCCATCGTGATGATGGACAACACCTGGGCGACGCCGCTCTATTTCAAGCCACTCGACCATGGCGTCGACATCTCGATCCAGGCGGCGACGAAATATCCGGCCGGACATTCCGACGTGCTGCTCGGCCTGGTTTCGGCCAACGAGACATATTGGAAGCAGCTCTATGATGGCTTCTGCACCCTCGGATGCTGTTCGGGACCCGACGACATCTACCAGGTGCTGCGCGGCCTGCGCACGATGGGGGTGCGGCTCGAACATCACCGCAAGTCCGCGCTCGATATCGCGCGCTGGCTGGAGGAGCAGGCCGCGGTCGCGCAGGTGCTGCATCCGGCACTCGAAAGCCATCCCGACCATGCGCTCTGGAAGCGCGATTTCTGCGGCTCGAGCGGCGTCTTCTCGATCGTGCTCGACGGCGGCGGCCAGAAGGCCCAGCACGCCTTCCTCGACGCGCTCAAGATCTTCGGTCTCGGCTATTCCTGGGGCGGCTATGAGAGCCTCGCCGTTCCGGTCTTCCTCGGCGACCGCACGCTTGCCAAGGGCTCGTATGCCGGTTCGCTGATCCGCTTGCAGATCGGGCTTGAGGATGTCGAAGACCTCAAGGCCGACATCGCGCGTGGGCTGGCGGCGGCGGCTGCCGTCGAGTGA
- a CDS encoding crotonase/enoyl-CoA hydratase family protein, translating to MTDLVLSETRDRVAILTLNRPDKLNALNYALIDRLLSRLDLIETDNDVRAVILTGAGERAFSAGGDIHEFSLSVAEGTDAALRDFVMRGQRLTARLEAFRKPVIAAVNGLAFGGGCEITEAVPLAVASDRALFAKPEIKLAMPPTFGGTQRLPRLAGRKRALELLLTGETFSAARAAELGLVNQVVPHEELMRAALDLARRIVSHSQTAVASILTAVARGINSSIAEGLLVEAEQFARVAPTADLREGVNAWIERRQAVYDGSWAHVARPDKATGATRRLDRAVHLPG from the coding sequence ATGACCGACCTTGTGCTGAGCGAGACGCGCGACCGCGTCGCGATCCTCACCCTCAACCGCCCCGACAAGCTGAATGCGCTGAATTACGCGCTGATCGACCGGCTGCTGTCGCGTCTCGACTTGATCGAGACGGATAATGACGTGCGCGCCGTCATCCTCACAGGGGCAGGGGAGCGCGCCTTTTCCGCCGGCGGCGATATCCACGAATTCTCGTTGAGCGTGGCCGAGGGCACCGATGCGGCGCTGCGCGATTTCGTCATGCGCGGCCAGCGTCTGACGGCGCGGCTGGAGGCGTTCCGCAAGCCGGTGATCGCCGCCGTCAACGGCCTAGCCTTTGGCGGCGGCTGCGAGATCACCGAAGCGGTGCCGCTGGCCGTCGCCAGCGACCGTGCCTTGTTCGCCAAGCCGGAGATCAAGCTTGCCATGCCGCCGACTTTCGGGGGCACGCAGCGGCTGCCGCGGCTTGCCGGCCGCAAGCGCGCGCTGGAGCTGCTGTTAACCGGTGAGACATTCTCCGCCGCTCGTGCCGCCGAGCTTGGCCTGGTCAACCAGGTCGTGCCGCACGAAGAGCTGATGCGGGCGGCCCTTGACCTTGCCCGCCGCATCGTCAGTCATTCGCAGACGGCGGTCGCCAGCATCCTCACAGCGGTGGCGCGTGGCATCAACTCGAGCATAGCGGAAGGCTTGCTGGTGGAGGCCGAGCAATTCGCCCGCGTGGCCCCGACAGCAGACCTGCGCGAGGGCGTGAACGCCTGGATCGAGCGGCGGCAGGCGGTCTATGACGGCTCATGGGCGCATGTCGCCCGGCCGGACAAGGCCACTGGCGCCACGCGGCGTCTCGACCGGGCGGTCCACTTGCCTGGCTGA
- a CDS encoding HPP family protein produces MAFRLFVPILAGATLRERLLACIGATIGIALTGMISGLAMGSGPLVAMLVAPMGASAVLLFAVPSSPLAQPWSIIGGNTISALVGVTVAHFVHDTVIASGLAVALAIAAMSFTRSLHPPGGAAALTGVLGGPAVAAAGFLFPFVPVALNSTVLVALGFLFHKLSRRNYPHVHVPANSSHGTADRPPAERVGFRPEDVDAALSALDETFDIDRDDLERLLRQVELQAMVRSQRTLLCRDIMSRDVISVPETASADEARNLLIDHNIRTLPVVDAEGRLTGAIGLRELTRATDTVGGVMSKASTALPDMPAMSLLPTLTDGRSHAVVIVDGGRHILGLITQTDLLAAAARVQQAGKAPLKAVA; encoded by the coding sequence ATGGCGTTTCGCCTCTTTGTTCCAATCCTCGCCGGAGCGACGCTTCGCGAGCGGCTGCTCGCCTGCATCGGCGCGACCATCGGCATCGCGCTCACCGGCATGATCAGCGGGCTTGCCATGGGCAGCGGCCCGCTTGTGGCGATGCTGGTGGCGCCGATGGGCGCTTCCGCCGTGCTGCTCTTTGCCGTTCCCTCGAGCCCGCTGGCGCAGCCCTGGTCCATCATCGGAGGCAACACGATTTCGGCGCTGGTCGGGGTGACGGTGGCGCATTTTGTGCATGACACGGTGATCGCCTCCGGCCTTGCGGTGGCGCTGGCGATCGCCGCCATGTCGTTCACGCGATCATTGCATCCGCCGGGCGGCGCGGCGGCGCTTACCGGCGTGCTCGGCGGGCCGGCGGTTGCGGCGGCCGGCTTCCTGTTTCCGTTTGTGCCGGTGGCGCTGAACTCAACCGTCCTGGTCGCGCTCGGCTTCCTCTTCCACAAGCTGTCGCGCCGCAACTATCCCCATGTTCATGTGCCGGCCAACAGCAGTCACGGCACAGCCGACCGGCCGCCGGCCGAGCGCGTCGGGTTTCGGCCCGAGGATGTCGATGCGGCGCTCTCGGCGCTCGACGAAACCTTCGACATCGACCGCGATGACCTGGAGCGGCTGCTGCGCCAGGTCGAGCTGCAGGCGATGGTGCGCTCGCAGCGCACGCTGCTTTGCCGGGACATCATGTCCCGCGATGTGATCTCGGTGCCGGAGACGGCTTCAGCCGACGAGGCGCGCAACCTTTTGATCGACCACAACATCCGCACCTTGCCGGTCGTCGACGCGGAAGGACGGCTCACCGGCGCAATCGGCCTGCGCGAGCTGACGAGAGCGACCGACACGGTGGGAGGGGTGATGTCGAAAGCAAGCACCGCTTTGCCCGACATGCCGGCGATGAGCCTGCTGCCGACACTGACCGACGGGCGCAGTCATGCGGTGGTGATCGTCGATGGCGGCCGGCATATACTTGGGCTGATCACGCAGACCGATCTGCTGGCTGCGGCTGCGCGCGTGCAGCAGGCAGGCAAGGCGCCGTTGAAAGCGGTGGCCTAG